A single Branchiostoma floridae strain S238N-H82 chromosome 11, Bfl_VNyyK, whole genome shotgun sequence DNA region contains:
- the LOC118425940 gene encoding keratin, type II cytoskeletal 1-like: MAKELNYDDIAQFMTSATGKKDAKPKPDEAEALSKLKILQDSLERAEKGEEPVKDEDYEKRKQERQKKREESGQPPKDDDDEEDEDPHGIMDKLMALATPKNLATLEKMGILKKLGPLGGLLKMLVKNNSKGGSGGGGAGIPGLNTGMLKNLGGMSGMLGGGGGGDSGGGGGGFNPALLAGLATQLGGPDLAGAMGGGGKGGIGGFFKSLFSKKK, encoded by the exons TTATGACCAGCGCGACTGGTAAGAAGGACGCCAAGCCCAAACCAGACGAGGCGGAAGCTCTGTCGAAGCTCAAGATCCTGCAGGACTCACTGGAACGTGCCGAGAAAGGAG AGGAACCAG TGAAAGACGAAGACTACGAGAAAAGGAAACAGGAGAGACAAAAGAAGAGAGAAGAGTCAGGACAACCAC CGAAAGACGACGATGACGAGGAGGATGAGGATCCCCATGGAATCATGGATAAGCTCATGGCACTCGCCACGCCCAAGAACCTGGCAACCCTGGAGAAGATGGGGATCTTGAAGAAGCTCGGTCCACTCGGAGGCCTTCTGAAGATGCTGGTGAAGAACAACTCGAAGGGAGgctcaggaggaggaggagcggGAATCCCCGGGCTGAACACGGGCATGCTGAAGAACCTGGGCGGGATGAGCGGGATGCTGGGCGGCGGAGGTGGTGGAGACAGCGGCGGCGGTGGCGGCGGCTTCAACCCCGCTCTACTAGCAGGCCTCGCCACGCAACTAGGCGGTCCGGACTTGGCGGGAGCAATGGGAGGCGGGGGTAAAGGCGGCATCGGGGGATTTTTTAAGTCACTATTTAGTAAGAAGAAATAA